The segment ATCTCAGTGCATCGAGGTACTCCCTGTTGACCTCATAGCGGTGTCTGTGCCTCTCCTCAATCAGTTCCTTCCCGTAAGCCTTCAGCGCGAAGGAATCCGGCGAGAGGAGGCAGGGATATTTCCCCAGCCTCATGGTTCCACCATACTCTTCCACATTGAGAAGATCTCTCAGCTTGTAGATGACCTTGTGAGGCGACTCCTCGTTGAACTCCGTCGAGTCGGCTCCTTCTAGGCAGCAGACGTTCCTTGCAAATTCGATGACGGCGCATTGGAGGCCCAGGCAGATGCCGAAGAAGGGGATCTTCTCTTCTCTGGCGATCCGGATTGCTTCGATCATGCCGGTGACGCCACGGATCCCGAACCCTCCCGGAACGAGGATCCCATCGACCTTTGCCAGCTCGCCCTTCAACCTCCCGTTGGCGATCTCTTCAGCCTCGATCCATTTCAGGTTTACCTTGAGGTTGTTCGCGATTCCGCCATGAAAGAGGGCTTCGTTGAGGCTCTTGTAGGAGTCCTCATAGGAGACGTACTTCCCGACGATCCCGATGATGACTTCGTCCTTCGGATTCTTGATCTTATAAACCAGTTCCTCCCAGTCTTTGAGATTCTTCTTCCGGTATGGGAGGTCGAGAAGCTTCATGATGATCTCGTCTATCCCCTCCTGGCTCAGGTAGAGGGGAACCTCGTAGATTGTATCCACGTCCTTTGCGGTGATGACGGCATCCTCTGTGACGTTGGTGAACAACGCAAGTTTCCTCTTCAGCTCCGGCGGGATGGGGCGTTCGCAGCGGCACAACAGGATATCCGGCTGGATACCAATGGCCCGAAGCTCTCTCACGGAATGCTGGGATGGCTTCGTCTTCAGCTCGTTCGATGCACGGATGTAAGGGACGAGCGTCAGGTGGATGAAGATGGCGTTGGTCCGTCCTACGTCCAGCCTGAATTGCCTGATGGCTTCGAGAAATGGAAGCGACTCGATATCACCGACCGTCCCTCCAATCTCGCAGATCTGAACGTCCACTCCCTCAGAAACTTTCATGATTGATTCTTTGATCTCATCGGTGATGTGTGGAATGACCTGGACGGTGGATCCCAGATAATCACCCCTTCTTTCCCTTGTGATGACGGATTCGTAGATCTTGCCTGTAGTGAAGTTGTGGTTCTTCGACATGATCACGCTGGTGAACCGCTCGTAGTGCCCGAGATCGAGGTCCGTTTCTGCTCCGTCATCGGTAACGTAAACTTCGCCATGCTGGAAGGGTGACATCGTCCCTGGATCGACGTTTATGTATGGGTCATATTTCTGCAAGGTGACTTTGAAACCTCGCGCCTCGAGGAGCCTCGCGATTGAAGCCGAGGCGATTCCCTTTCCGAGCGATGAGACGACACCACCGGTGATGAAGATGTATTTTGTCCCCCTCTTGTTCCCTTTCATTTCCTCTTCCTTCCGGCATTATAGTTCATATTATTACTATTTTTTATATTATATAAAATATCGTCGTGTCGCGTGATCGCAGATTCATGTGCATGTCGTGCTGAATATCAGCAACGGCTTGAATTCTATTGATACCGGCAGACTTTCAACCTGCCCTGGTTCTTAATACCTTCTCTACTCTCATGATATCATCGGGGGTATCCACGCCGATCGATCTGAAGCCTGACTTGAGGACTTTGATCTTGATCCCCATTTCGAGGGCGCGGAGCTGCTCCAGCCCTTCGACCTCCTCGAGAGAGGAATATCTTATCTCAGCCAGCCG is part of the Acidobacteriota bacterium genome and harbors:
- a CDS encoding CTP synthase yields the protein MKGNKRGTKYIFITGGVVSSLGKGIASASIARLLEARGFKVTLQKYDPYINVDPGTMSPFQHGEVYVTDDGAETDLDLGHYERFTSVIMSKNHNFTTGKIYESVITRERRGDYLGSTVQVIPHITDEIKESIMKVSEGVDVQICEIGGTVGDIESLPFLEAIRQFRLDVGRTNAIFIHLTLVPYIRASNELKTKPSQHSVRELRAIGIQPDILLCRCERPIPPELKRKLALFTNVTEDAVITAKDVDTIYEVPLYLSQEGIDEIIMKLLDLPYRKKNLKDWEELVYKIKNPKDEVIIGIVGKYVSYEDSYKSLNEALFHGGIANNLKVNLKWIEAEEIANGRLKGELAKVDGILVPGGFGIRGVTGMIEAIRIAREEKIPFFGICLGLQCAVIEFARNVCCLEGADSTEFNEESPHKVIYKLRDLLNVEEYGGTMRLGKYPCLLSPDSFALKAYGKELIEERHRHRYEVNREYLDALRSKGLKITGLSPDGKFIEIIEVWEEHPWFLACQFHPEFKSKPLHPHPLFRDFIASSYRYRETRLKKLTCSKESEQRS